CGCCGAATGCGCGGCCTTCGTGGAGCAGCTCGAACAGGGGCTCGTCGAGATCGAGTACCTCGATTCGTTGCCGTTCACGTGGCATGTGGACGTGCTGTGGAAAGGGCCGGGCGACCGCGATTTCGAACGTACGCGCATGCGTCATGCGGGAAGCGGCCGGCACGTCGCGCATCTGCCCATCGCGGCGCGGGGCGGTCTCGAATATCACTTCGAGGTTTACGCGGCCTCGCCTGACGACTACGAACGCGCGGCGGTCGAAAACGCAAGTCGTTCGGACGAAGGGTTATCCGCACATCCGAAAAACGGAAATGGTCACGCGGCGGACCCGCGACGACCGACCGATCCCTTCGAGATGTTTCTTTACGATCACCGCGATATCGCGGGAATTCTCGACGGTGAGCGCGCGTTCGTCGGGCCGGAGCAGGTCGTCATCGATCCGACCAACCGCTGCGACAACAACTGCCTCGCGTGCTGGACCTATTCGCCGCTGCTCGGCGACGCCGCCCCGCCGGAAGAGTGGTTCAGGCAGCAGATGTCGCCGGAGCTGATGCACCGGACGATTGAGGAACTCGCGGATTTGGGCACGCGGCGAATTCGGTTCACGGGCGGCGGCGAGCCCTTCGTGCACCCGCAGATGATCGAGTTTCTCGAACACGTCAAATCGCGCGGCATGATCGCGTGCGTGACGACGAACTTCACGGCGCTGACGTCCGAAAAGGTCCGCCGCATGGCGGAAATCGGCGTGGACGAGGTCACGGCGAGCATCTGGGCGGGAACGCCGGACATGTACGCGCGCAGTCATCCGAAAAAGACCGCGCGCACGTTCGAGAAGATCGAGGCGCTGCTCAAGGAATTTACGGCGTCGAAGCCCGGTCACGCGCGGCTGTACGTCGCCAACGTGCTATTCTCGATGAACTACGTCGAGACGCGCGAGATGTACCACCTCGCCAACCGGTGCGGTGCGGACGGCATCTACTTCGCACTCGTCGATTCGGTCGCGACGCGCACCGACGGCCTGTTGCTCACGCCGCCGCACATTCGCGTGCTGCGCGAGCACCTTGCCGAGGTCAAGACGCGCGTGGACGAACTCAACCGCACGCGCGCGGTGCCGTTCGTACTCGACAACTACCACGGCCTGATGCGACGGCTGGAGAGCATCGGCGCGACGCGCGGTGACTACGACGCGCACGCGGTGGACGCGATTCCATGTTACGTCGGGTGGACGTTTTGCCGAATCACGCCGGACGGGCAGGTTGTCCCGTGTTGTCGCGGTGTGGACAAACCGATGGGGAATCTGCACAAACAGACGTTCACCGAGATCTGGGCCGATCACCGTTATCGGGAGTTTCGTCGCATGGCGCTGCGCGAGAAAAAATCGCACCCGTATTTCGCAGAGATCGGCTGCCACCGGACCTGCGACAACCTGATGCACAACGAGACCGAACACGCGCG
This genomic window from Deltaproteobacteria bacterium contains:
- a CDS encoding radical SAM protein, which translates into the protein MTPRYVIGAVVSDHDSSVCLLRDGALVACVNEERLCRVRKGDRRNSIRRALTAVLAEAGIRLGDVSAIFCDTDHYFAPDHVPVPVFPDYPDPARIYQITHHVGHAASAFLPSPFDEAAFLTIDASGGIAPIAESETGKAYWSMTARETDFMARGFRAAHVHPHLTELLSALPGGEARNYPAESLTAGTARRGEAMTELWDDFAQSSLGYFYAQCSHFLDMEEGHFMGLASYGKSGPMLDAMREVIRLEDDGRIRIDADMMHFWQDRHVLEDPVSIRRLSTAFMKTFGPGRKFFEPITERHMDFAHAAQARLEEAMVHVAKHLRRVSGMKNLVLAGGVALNSVGNGVVLREAGFDNIFIQPAASDDGLALGFALFGDYVLDECRDGAAFRMGSAFLGPDRDAECAAFVEQLEQGLVEIEYLDSLPFTWHVDVLWKGPGDRDFERTRMRHAGSGRHVAHLPIAARGGLEYHFEVYAASPDDYERAAVENASRSDEGLSAHPKNGNGHAADPRRPTDPFEMFLYDHRDIAGILDGERAFVGPEQVVIDPTNRCDNNCLACWTYSPLLGDAAPPEEWFRQQMSPELMHRTIEELADLGTRRIRFTGGGEPFVHPQMIEFLEHVKSRGMIACVTTNFTALTSEKVRRMAEIGVDEVTASIWAGTPDMYARSHPKKTARTFEKIEALLKEFTASKPGHARLYVANVLFSMNYVETREMYHLANRCGADGIYFALVDSVATRTDGLLLTPPHIRVLREHLAEVKTRVDELNRTRAVPFVLDNYHGLMRRLESIGATRGDYDAHAVDAIPCYVGWTFCRITPDGQVVPCCRGVDKPMGNLHKQTFTEIWADHRYREFRRMALREKKSHPYFAEIGCHRTCDNLMHNETEHARFTALGAEEREHLVRFVVRGEAR